From Ananas comosus cultivar F153 linkage group 8, ASM154086v1, whole genome shotgun sequence, one genomic window encodes:
- the LOC109713553 gene encoding DNA-directed RNA polymerases II, IV and V subunit 6A-like → MADDDYNDMDMGYEDEPPEPEIEEGAEEEPENNEDLPDDVVGAETEEKEQEPAERPRKTSKYMTKYERARILGTRALQISMNAPVMVELEGETDPLEIAMKELRERKIPFTIRRYLPDGSYEDWGVDELIVEDSWKRQVGGD, encoded by the exons ATGGCGGACGACGATTACAACGACATGGACATGGG GTATGAAGATGAGCCACCAGAACCTGAAATAGAG GAAGGAGCCGAGGAAGAGCCAGAAAATAATGAGGATTTACCTGATGATGTTGTAGGTGCAGAAACAGAAGAGAAAGAGCAGGAACCGGCCGAAAGGCCTCGTAAAACATCAAAATATATGACAAAATATGAACGTGCTAGAATCCTTGGGACACGTGCTCTGCAGATTAG CATGAATGCACCAGTGATGGTTGAACTGGAGGGTGAAACAGATCCTTTGGAG ATTGCAATGAAGGAACTTCGAGAGCGCAAGATACCCTTCACAATCAGGCGCTATTTGCCAGATGGAAG TTACGAAGACTGGGGAGTTGATGAGCTTATCGTGGAGGACTCGTGGAAGAGGCAAGTTGGCGGGGACTGA